Genomic segment of Umezawaea sp. Da 62-37:
CCTGCCCGACCGGCGCGTAGTGCCTCGATCTGGTGGTGGAGATCGCCAAGTGATCCGACCTGCCCCATGTCACGGTGTTGCCGCGTCGTGGGTGGGGCGGACGATGGCGTGGATCGCCGGTCATGGGCGCTGCGTTCGTGACCACGAACGACTACATCACCACCACGAGGCGATGGTGCGGTGGTCGATGATCCGCATCACCGACCGCGGACTCACCTAACCTCAGTAGCTCGCATCAGACACTCGAGGGATGAGCTTTTCTCTTTTGAGTGAATCACGGCTGGGGCGTCAGCGCTTTTGCTGCGGAGGGTGAATACGACCATTCTCCGTTGGGTGGCTCGTCCTCTGTCTACTGTGGCGCGCACCGAACTCCTCCCGAGAAAGGGTTTCCATGTCCCAGAGCCTCCTCGAGCGCAAGTGGTCGAAGTTCTTCTTCCAGTTCGACGCCGACGACAGCGGCTTCATCGAGCACGACGACTTCGTCTTGCGGGGTGCTCAGGTGGCTGCCGCTTGTGGACATGCCACCGAGACGCCTGCCGCGCAGGCGGTCACTTCCGGGTTCCAGCGTGTCTGGGAGTCCCTTGTCGGCAACCTGGACGCCGATGGTGACGGTCGCGTCTCCCGTGACGAATTCACCGGCGGTATGAGGGCCTTCGCCGCCGAGGACCGTTACCAGGAGCTGTTCCAGCCGGCGATCGACGCGCTCCTGGCAATGGGTGACGCCGATGGTGACGGGCAGCTCAGTCGAGCTGAGTGGCTGCGTCTCCAGGCCGGCTACGGCACAGCCGAGAGCGACGCCGAGTACGTGTTCACCCTGCTCGACACCGATGGCAGTGGTTACCTCACCCGTGACGAGATCTCGTCGGCCACCCGGCAGTACTTCACCAGCACGGACCCCGAGGCGCCGGGCAACAACCTGTACGGCCCTCTCGCCTGAGCCGGTGT
This window contains:
- a CDS encoding EF-hand domain-containing protein, with amino-acid sequence MSQSLLERKWSKFFFQFDADDSGFIEHDDFVLRGAQVAAACGHATETPAAQAVTSGFQRVWESLVGNLDADGDGRVSRDEFTGGMRAFAAEDRYQELFQPAIDALLAMGDADGDGQLSRAEWLRLQAGYGTAESDAEYVFTLLDTDGSGYLTRDEISSATRQYFTSTDPEAPGNNLYGPLA